ATAATACAACGGCTGTTTTGGAAGGAATTTACCTCAAACGGAAGTTGAAGTTGCCTCTTTTATGGCATGTTCATGAAATCATTGTTAGACCTAAATTTGTTTCTGATTTCATTAATATGCTAATGGGACGATATGCTGATAGAATTATCACAGTTTCAGAAGCAGTTGCAAATCATGTATTGGCATCTCGTTTTGTGAATAAAGAGCAAATTTCTGTCATTTACAATGGAGTGGATAATGCTACTTATTATCCAAAAGATAATCAGTCTATTCGGGAACAATTTGAGATTGATCAGACTTTCATGGTTATTGGAATGATAGGACGCGTGAATGCATGGAAAGGTCAGAATGATTTTTTAGATGCAGTAATTCCGATTTTGAAAGGTAACTCTAACATAGTAGCTTTCCTAGCAGGGAGTGCGTTTGAGGGTGAAGAATGGCGCGTGCAAGAGTTGGATGCAAGAATTGCTTCCTTACCAGTAGCTGAACAGATTAAGCGTATTGATTATTACGCTAATACGAATGAGCTATATAATATGTTTGACATTTTTGTGCTTCCAAGTACCAATCCAGATCCGCTACCAACAGTAGTGCTAGAAGCAATGGCATGTGGAAAGCCGATTGTAGGCTATCGACATGGTGGTGTTTGTGAAATGGTAGAAGAAGATATCAATGGTTTGTTAGCGAAACCAAATGATTCTGAAGCTTTATCTCGACTTATTCAGAATTTAATAGATAATCCAGAAAAAATCAGCGAATTTGGACAAGCTTCGATGAAACGTCAGAAAGAGATGTTTTCTCTGGAGAGCTATGTAAAAAATTTTTCTTATATATATATTGAGTTATTGAAAGGGAAAACTGTATGAGAGATGAAAAACTAAAGGCTGATAAATATAGATGGGGAAACCGAAAATTTTTATGGTACTTACCACAGTACAGATTCCTGTTTTTAAAAAGAAAATGTGAGGCATATAGATTAAATTTCCGATTTTTATTTTATATTTTTCGCTTTCTATATGAAAGATATAAAATCAAATATATGATGGATATTCCAGCAAGAGTAAGAATTGGGAAAGGCCTAAGAATTGAACATATTGGTAATATCGTTATAAATCCTAATGTAATTATTGGAGAAAATGTAACTCTGTTAAATGGTGTTTTAATTGGCTCTCAAAGTAGAGGAGCTAGGGAAGGGACTCCAACTATTGGAAATTCTGTATGGATTGGGACAAATGCTGTTGTTGTTGGTAAAATTAATATTGGAAATAATGTATTAATAGCACCCGGGGCATTTGTTAATTTTGATGTACCAGATAATACCATAGTATTAGGTAATCCTGGAAAGATAATACCAAAATCTGATGCTACAAAAGGATATATAATAAATTCAATATATGAAAATGAATAGATAGATTGTATTCTAAAAAATTACTTTTGTTAATGTGAATGTTTTAAATTAGGAATAATTATAGGTTAAAAAATATATGGACATCCAGCTTAGTGTAATTATACCAGTATATCAAGTTGAAAATTATTTAAGTCGTTGTATTGAGAGTGTATTAGTCCAAGATTATGATTCTTATGAGATTATTTTGGTTGATGATGGCAGCACTGATTCTTCACCGATAATTTGTGATGATTATGCTCAACAATTTGAACATATATCAGTTATACATAAAGAAAATGGTGGACTTTCTGATGCACGTAATGTTGGTATTCAACATGCAAAAGGCAAATATATTTTTTTCTTAGATTCAGATGATTGGATTATTAAGACCATGTTTAATGATATGAAAGATATTATTTTATCTTCTAACTATGATATTATTCAGTTTGGAGTTCAAAAAGTTTATACAGAAGCGGATATTAGAAGAGAATATTTATTCAAGGAACATCTATTTATAGGACACGAATCTTTAGAAAGTATGTTAAGGTCTCAAGAAA
This Streptococcus anginosus DNA region includes the following protein-coding sequences:
- a CDS encoding glycosyltransferase family 4 protein, whose amino-acid sequence is MKRILYLHAGAEMYGADKVLLELIKGLNKQEFEAHVILPNKGVLVEALRQVGAKVEVIEYPILRRKYFNPKGMIDYIRSYHRYAKKIATYAKQHRIDLVHNNTTAVLEGIYLKRKLKLPLLWHVHEIIVRPKFVSDFINMLMGRYADRIITVSEAVANHVLASRFVNKEQISVIYNGVDNATYYPKDNQSIREQFEIDQTFMVIGMIGRVNAWKGQNDFLDAVIPILKGNSNIVAFLAGSAFEGEEWRVQELDARIASLPVAEQIKRIDYYANTNELYNMFDIFVLPSTNPDPLPTVVLEAMACGKPIVGYRHGGVCEMVEEDINGLLAKPNDSEALSRLIQNLIDNPEKISEFGQASMKRQKEMFSLESYVKNFSYIYIELLKGKTV
- a CDS encoding serine acetyltransferase, coding for MRDEKLKADKYRWGNRKFLWYLPQYRFLFLKRKCEAYRLNFRFLFYIFRFLYERYKIKYMMDIPARVRIGKGLRIEHIGNIVINPNVIIGENVTLLNGVLIGSQSRGAREGTPTIGNSVWIGTNAVVVGKINIGNNVLIAPGAFVNFDVPDNTIVLGNPGKIIPKSDATKGYIINSIYENE